From a single Prosthecobacter algae genomic region:
- the lspA gene encoding signal peptidase II: MIRLLLLLSVPLYILDQWSKLWIVKHFVLHETEQEVIPGIFWLHHTANTGVAFGMFNGTEYANYAFGAISLTALSFIIWMYKKGAFPGILSRTAVALLVAGIFGNLTDRLLHGYVVDFLRFDFGFRPFNPWPSFNVADSCVVVAAILLAIASFTENAPAPKPKS; this comes from the coding sequence ATGATCCGTCTCCTGCTTCTCCTTTCCGTCCCGCTGTACATCCTCGATCAGTGGTCGAAGCTATGGATTGTGAAGCATTTTGTGCTTCATGAGACCGAGCAGGAAGTCATCCCCGGTATCTTCTGGCTGCATCACACGGCGAATACTGGCGTGGCCTTTGGCATGTTTAATGGCACTGAGTATGCCAACTACGCCTTCGGGGCCATTTCGCTCACAGCCTTATCCTTCATCATTTGGATGTATAAGAAGGGAGCTTTTCCAGGAATTCTGAGCCGCACCGCTGTGGCTCTCCTGGTCGCTGGCATCTTTGGCAACCTGACCGACCGCCTCCTCCACGGTTACGTGGTGGATTTCCTCCGCTTTGACTTCGGCTTCCGGCCCTTCAATCCCTGGCCTTCGTTCAATGTGGCGGATTCCTGTGTGGTCGTTGCGGCCATCCTGCTGGCTATTGCTTCCTTCACGGAAAATGCGCCAGCCCCCAAGCCCAAGAGCTGA
- the feoB gene encoding ferrous iron transport protein B encodes MSAELPLLAIVGNPNSGKTTIFNQLTGLRQKVGNYPGVTVEKKIGECYSQHGKKLRLIDLPGAYSLNARSPDEAVLRDVLLGRQADTPRPDRVVFIADAANLERNLYLLTQVLELGLPTILVLNMMDIATAKQWRIDLKKLSDELGVPVVPMQATTGNGFLELKSAISREDIPLPRWQSAPLPDDIRAALHSTRAELLLTGAVNDKTTLLEPLYLLSDHDPLHAGIRDAHLGQIQRGRDTLSATHPGWEDQLVADRYAKIETLTAQVLQRPGQELPTITQKLDAILLHPWLGGLTMLAFLAFLFYLIFAFAEIPMGLIDEAFGALGTWVTGIMPPGDLRDLIVQGAIAGVGGVVIFLPQILILFFFIGIMEDTGYMARVAFILDRLMSVVGLNGKAFLPFLSSYACAIPGVMATRTIDSPKDRLITILIAPLASCTARIPVYVLLISVFMPDTVSTWAKAGIMVGLYALGTLGAFFFAWVLNKGIMRGQNAPMILEMPTYKMPALKSILLLVWQRAKAFLVRAGTIIFGISILIWAASTYPKNHEISDQVGVVEERIAGLEAQGESETAAPQLEAAKAELASLNSQHLAQSFAGRAGHLIEPAIKPLGYDWKIGIGLIGSFAAREVFVNTMSVVYAVQAQDDEDLTPVRDRIREEKRANGTAVYTPLVCISLLVFYVFAMQCVSTMAIVKRETGSWGWMWFQLGFMTGTAYILSLAIFQIGTALGY; translated from the coding sequence ATGAGCGCTGAATTGCCCCTGCTGGCCATCGTCGGCAACCCGAACTCGGGGAAGACCACCATTTTCAACCAGCTCACCGGCCTTCGGCAAAAGGTGGGCAACTACCCAGGGGTCACCGTCGAAAAAAAGATCGGCGAGTGCTACAGCCAGCATGGTAAAAAGCTGCGCCTCATTGACCTGCCCGGTGCCTACAGCCTGAACGCCCGCAGCCCGGATGAGGCCGTGCTGCGCGACGTGCTGCTGGGCCGCCAGGCTGACACTCCCCGGCCCGACCGGGTGGTCTTCATTGCCGATGCGGCCAACCTGGAGCGGAATCTTTACCTTCTCACCCAGGTGCTGGAACTGGGGCTGCCGACCATTCTTGTGCTGAACATGATGGACATCGCCACAGCCAAGCAGTGGCGCATTGACCTGAAAAAGCTGTCGGACGAACTCGGTGTGCCGGTCGTGCCCATGCAGGCGACCACCGGCAATGGCTTTCTGGAACTGAAGTCCGCCATCAGCCGCGAAGACATCCCCCTGCCCCGCTGGCAGTCTGCGCCCCTGCCAGACGACATCCGTGCCGCCCTGCATAGCACCCGTGCAGAGCTGCTGCTGACGGGAGCGGTCAATGACAAGACCACCCTGCTTGAGCCGCTCTACCTGCTGTCCGACCACGATCCCCTGCACGCCGGCATCCGCGATGCCCACCTGGGCCAGATCCAGCGCGGGCGCGACACCCTCAGCGCCACCCACCCGGGCTGGGAAGACCAACTGGTGGCCGACCGCTACGCCAAAATTGAAACCCTGACCGCCCAGGTCCTGCAGCGCCCCGGCCAGGAACTGCCCACCATCACGCAAAAGCTGGATGCCATCCTTCTGCATCCCTGGTTAGGCGGCCTCACCATGCTGGCCTTCCTGGCCTTCCTTTTCTACCTCATCTTCGCCTTTGCTGAGATTCCCATGGGGCTCATTGATGAGGCCTTCGGTGCCTTGGGCACCTGGGTCACGGGCATCATGCCTCCGGGAGACTTGCGCGATCTCATCGTCCAAGGTGCCATCGCCGGGGTCGGCGGGGTGGTCATTTTCCTGCCACAAATTCTCATCCTCTTCTTCTTCATCGGCATCATGGAGGACACGGGCTACATGGCGCGTGTGGCCTTTATTCTCGACCGTTTGATGAGCGTGGTGGGCCTCAATGGCAAGGCCTTCCTCCCCTTCCTCAGTTCCTATGCCTGCGCCATCCCCGGCGTGATGGCCACACGAACAATTGACAGTCCCAAGGACCGCCTCATCACCATCCTCATCGCCCCGCTGGCTAGCTGCACGGCGCGCATCCCCGTGTATGTGCTGCTCATCAGCGTCTTCATGCCAGACACCGTCTCCACCTGGGCCAAGGCGGGCATCATGGTCGGCCTTTATGCCTTGGGCACCCTCGGGGCCTTCTTCTTCGCCTGGGTTTTGAACAAGGGCATCATGCGCGGGCAAAACGCCCCGATGATCTTGGAAATGCCCACCTACAAGATGCCGGCGCTGAAGTCCATCCTCCTTCTTGTGTGGCAGCGGGCCAAGGCCTTCCTGGTGCGTGCAGGCACCATCATCTTCGGCATCTCCATCTTGATCTGGGCCGCCTCCACTTACCCTAAAAACCATGAGATCAGCGATCAGGTGGGCGTCGTCGAAGAGCGCATTGCCGGACTCGAAGCACAGGGAGAAAGCGAGACCGCAGCACCGCAGCTCGAAGCCGCCAAGGCCGAACTCGCCTCGCTCAATTCCCAACACCTGGCGCAGAGTTTTGCAGGTCGCGCCGGTCATCTCATCGAGCCTGCGATCAAGCCCCTGGGTTATGATTGGAAGATCGGCATCGGCCTCATCGGCAGCTTTGCCGCCCGCGAGGTGTTTGTGAACACCATGTCCGTCGTCTATGCCGTGCAGGCCCAGGATGACGAAGACCTCACGCCGGTGCGCGACCGCATCCGCGAGGAAAAACGGGCCAATGGCACAGCGGTGTACACCCCGCTTGTGTGCATCAGCCTGCTCGTCTTTTACGTCTTTGCCATGCAGTGCGTCAGCACCATGGCCATCGTCAAACGTGAAACAGGAAGCTGGGGCTGGATGTGGTTCCAGCTCGGTTTCATGACGGGAACCGCCTACATCCTCTCCCTGGCCATCTTCCAGATCGGCACCGCGCTGGGGTATTGA
- a CDS encoding FeoA family protein: protein MHAPSTLSQLPVGQSGIIQSMPTGRAGLTRLRELGLTPGAKVTMVRRSPLGEPIEITVRGSHLAMRNHEAADICISLA from the coding sequence ATGCACGCCCCTTCCACACTTTCTCAGCTCCCTGTCGGCCAATCCGGCATCATCCAGTCCATGCCCACGGGGCGGGCAGGGCTCACACGGCTCCGCGAACTGGGCCTGACCCCTGGAGCGAAGGTCACCATGGTGCGTCGCTCCCCTCTAGGCGAACCGATTGAAATCACCGTACGCGGTTCCCACTTGGCCATGCGCAATCACGAGGCCGCCGACATCTGCATCTCCCTGGCATGA
- a CDS encoding ABC transporter permease, giving the protein MVPRLLTVFILLFLHAPLAVLMVNSFNESRFGGEWEGFTWKWYEKLWEADEVWESLWLTLKIAFCASGAAMLLGTLAAWVLHRFQSRLQRAHQTLVTLPLALPDLLLGMSLLALFVALGVETGFLTIWIAHVTFSVSYVTMVVLGRLQDFDLTLLEAARDLGANRWQTARRVLLPLLLPGILAGGLLAFTLSMDDYVITFFVSGPGSTTLPLRVASMMKTSRNLPVINALSTLMIAATFVLAAISFRLQRAR; this is encoded by the coding sequence ATGGTCCCGCGACTGCTCACCGTTTTCATCCTCCTCTTTCTGCACGCTCCGCTGGCCGTGCTAATGGTGAATTCCTTCAATGAATCGCGGTTTGGCGGTGAGTGGGAGGGGTTCACCTGGAAATGGTATGAAAAGCTGTGGGAAGCGGACGAGGTGTGGGAATCCCTGTGGCTGACTCTCAAGATCGCTTTCTGTGCGAGTGGGGCGGCGATGCTGCTGGGCACGCTGGCTGCCTGGGTGCTGCATCGTTTCCAGTCGCGGTTGCAAAGGGCGCACCAGACTTTGGTGACGCTGCCCCTGGCCCTGCCGGACCTGCTTTTGGGCATGTCTCTGCTGGCCCTTTTTGTGGCTTTGGGTGTGGAGACGGGTTTTTTGACCATCTGGATTGCCCATGTCACCTTTTCCGTCAGCTATGTGACCATGGTGGTGCTGGGGCGTTTGCAGGATTTTGACCTGACGCTTCTGGAGGCTGCCCGGGATCTGGGGGCGAATCGGTGGCAGACGGCCCGGCGGGTTTTGCTGCCGCTGCTGCTGCCCGGGATTCTGGCGGGTGGTCTGCTGGCCTTCACCCTTTCGATGGATGATTATGTGATCACCTTTTTCGTTTCAGGTCCAGGCAGCACAACTTTGCCGCTGCGGGTGGCCAGCATGATGAAGACCAGCCGCAACCTGCCGGTGATCAATGCCCTGAGCACCCTGATGATCGCAGCCACCTTTGTGCTGGCTGCCATCAGTTTCCGGCTTCAGCGTGCCCGCTAG
- a CDS encoding DUF5069 domain-containing protein — protein MKHYIWDSYFVELFDACVDEYDDGNHDFESWFSDEDQDFLKAIGYREREFFDFVEDNVTSGGEQPTAITALLVAAVRRDYFLTIQKGVASTHIITPADLPAKTAELEGFVWLPRIIVKARAKLRGEMDPDTMFCCGGDRAFLSKHDIHPADFLRVVWAAGEDDQKILAYVKSRQA, from the coding sequence ATGAAGCATTACATCTGGGACTCTTATTTCGTGGAACTTTTCGACGCCTGCGTGGACGAGTACGATGATGGCAACCACGACTTTGAGAGCTGGTTCAGCGATGAGGACCAGGACTTCCTGAAGGCGATCGGCTATCGTGAGCGCGAGTTTTTTGACTTTGTGGAAGACAACGTCACTTCCGGTGGCGAGCAGCCGACGGCCATCACGGCCCTGCTGGTGGCGGCGGTGCGCCGGGATTACTTCCTGACGATACAAAAGGGAGTCGCCAGCACCCACATCATCACTCCGGCGGACCTGCCTGCCAAGACAGCCGAGCTGGAGGGCTTTGTCTGGCTGCCGCGTATCATTGTGAAGGCCCGCGCCAAGCTGCGTGGTGAGATGGACCCGGACACGATGTTCTGCTGTGGCGGTGACCGGGCCTTTTTGTCCAAACATGACATCCATCCGGCAGACTTCCTGCGTGTGGTCTGGGCGGCAGGTGAGGATGACCAGAAGATCCTCGCCTACGTCAAATCTCGCCAGGCCTGA
- a CDS encoding sterol desaturase family protein yields MELFREQLLLLVTVPVILGAILLEIIVTHFHGIRAYTRRETLTNFYMAALNGSLDLLLRAVLVLPVLLWCWNHRVMDLEKGWVYWLGLFLLQDLAYYVLHFVDHHCRLFWAVHVTHHSSEEFNLTTGFRSSVFQPVYRTAYFMPIAWLGFEPLDILFMYAATQIYGSLIHTERIQSMGWLEHVLVTPSHHRVHHASNGRYLDKNMGMCLILWDKLFGTFQAELPEEPVRYGLTKRIEDRGPVNIVLHEWKDMLRDVRQSALPWWKRLGYILRGPGWKAGE; encoded by the coding sequence ATGGAGTTGTTTCGTGAACAGTTGCTGCTGCTGGTGACCGTGCCGGTGATTCTGGGGGCCATCCTCCTGGAAATCATCGTCACGCATTTCCATGGCATCCGGGCTTATACCCGCCGGGAGACGCTGACGAATTTCTACATGGCGGCGCTCAATGGCAGCCTGGACCTGCTGCTGCGTGCGGTGCTGGTTCTTCCAGTCCTCTTGTGGTGCTGGAACCACCGGGTGATGGATCTGGAAAAAGGCTGGGTTTACTGGCTGGGGCTCTTTCTCCTCCAGGACCTGGCCTACTACGTGTTGCACTTTGTGGACCACCACTGCCGCCTGTTCTGGGCGGTGCATGTTACGCATCACTCCTCGGAGGAGTTTAATCTCACGACGGGTTTCCGTTCATCTGTATTCCAGCCGGTGTACCGGACGGCTTACTTTATGCCCATCGCCTGGCTGGGGTTTGAGCCGCTGGACATCCTGTTCATGTATGCGGCCACGCAGATCTACGGCAGCCTCATCCATACGGAGCGGATCCAGAGCATGGGATGGCTGGAGCATGTGCTGGTGACGCCGAGCCATCACCGCGTTCACCATGCCTCCAACGGCCGCTATCTGGACAAGAACATGGGTATGTGTCTCATCCTTTGGGATAAGCTTTTTGGCACCTTCCAGGCCGAGCTTCCCGAAGAGCCGGTGCGCTATGGCCTAACGAAAAGGATCGAAGATCGCGGCCCGGTAAACATTGTCCTGCATGAGTGGAAAGACATGCTGAGGGATGTGCGCCAGAGTGCGCTGCCCTGGTGGAAACGGCTGGGCTACATCCTTCGCGGCCCGGGCTGGAAGGCGGGGGAGTAG
- a CDS encoding Trm112 family protein has protein sequence MDLSWINDFLPTFRCPHTHQPLRWALPEDLLRHGHPAEEKALVCQDGSRLYPIDQGIPVLLPQEAAK, from the coding sequence ATGGACCTTTCTTGGATCAACGATTTTCTGCCCACTTTCCGCTGCCCTCACACGCACCAGCCGCTGCGCTGGGCCTTGCCGGAGGATCTGCTGCGCCATGGCCACCCCGCTGAGGAGAAAGCCCTCGTCTGCCAGGATGGCTCGCGGCTTTATCCCATTGACCAAGGCATCCCCGTGCTGCTGCCGCAGGAAGCCGCAAAGTAA
- the moeB gene encoding molybdopterin-synthase adenylyltransferase MoeB yields MPDLAPAELQRYARHLAMPEFGLAAQKKLKAARVLCIGAGGLGSPISMYLAAAGVGTLGLVDPDVVEVSNLQRQLLFGQSDIGRPKLEAARDRLLDINPHLEVRMHREMFTAANAREIAADYDLLIDGTDNFPTRYLSNDTAVWLGKPNVYGSILRFEGQVAVFAPHLGAPCYRCMSPTPPKPGLVPSCAEGGVLGVLPGLVGTMQALEAIKLITGIGQPLLGKLLHVDALSLRFRTFTLRRDPDCPVCGENPTITEPIDYQGFCGMTPPPNVPTITVQELQDKRSRQEDHFLLDVREPDEYAAAQIEGSTLIPLAQITARAAEIPRDKPVLVHCRSGVRSAKAVAALQDLGYTQVWSVAGGILAWAKEIDPTLPAA; encoded by the coding sequence ATGCCAGACCTTGCCCCCGCCGAACTCCAGCGCTATGCCCGGCATCTCGCCATGCCGGAGTTTGGTCTGGCAGCGCAGAAAAAGCTGAAGGCCGCCCGTGTCTTGTGCATCGGTGCCGGCGGGCTGGGCTCCCCCATCAGCATGTATCTGGCGGCGGCCGGTGTGGGCACCCTGGGGCTGGTGGATCCGGATGTGGTGGAAGTGTCCAATCTGCAACGTCAGCTCCTTTTTGGCCAAAGCGACATTGGTCGCCCCAAGCTGGAAGCGGCACGCGACCGGCTGCTGGACATCAATCCCCACCTCGAAGTGCGGATGCACCGCGAAATGTTCACCGCGGCCAATGCCCGGGAAATCGCCGCCGACTATGACTTGCTGATCGACGGCACCGACAACTTCCCCACGCGCTACCTTTCCAACGACACCGCCGTCTGGCTGGGCAAACCCAACGTCTATGGCAGCATTCTGCGCTTTGAAGGCCAGGTGGCCGTCTTCGCCCCGCATCTGGGCGCCCCCTGCTACCGCTGCATGTCCCCCACCCCGCCCAAGCCCGGCCTGGTCCCAAGCTGTGCCGAAGGCGGTGTTCTGGGAGTCCTCCCCGGCCTCGTTGGCACCATGCAGGCCCTGGAGGCCATCAAACTCATCACCGGCATTGGGCAACCTTTGTTAGGCAAGCTGCTGCATGTGGATGCCCTCAGCCTGCGTTTCCGTACCTTCACCCTTCGGCGGGATCCAGATTGCCCGGTCTGTGGCGAAAACCCCACCATCACCGAACCCATCGATTACCAAGGCTTCTGCGGCATGACACCTCCACCCAACGTCCCCACCATCACCGTTCAGGAACTTCAGGACAAACGCAGCAGGCAGGAGGACCACTTCCTGCTGGATGTGCGCGAGCCTGACGAATACGCGGCCGCCCAGATCGAAGGATCCACCCTCATTCCCCTGGCCCAGATCACCGCGCGTGCGGCGGAAATCCCCCGCGACAAACCCGTGCTGGTTCACTGCCGTTCCGGGGTGCGCAGTGCCAAGGCCGTGGCCGCCCTGCAGGATCTGGGCTACACTCAGGTCTGGAGCGTCGCAGGCGGCATCCTCGCCTGGGCCAAGGAGATTGACCCCACCCTTCCAGCCGCCTGA
- a CDS encoding cupin domain-containing protein, with amino-acid sequence MSTSPVFVPAGQGSVIRAFGQESHFHLTGEQTGGAYTQWVEITLPGGGPPPHYHTLEDEWFYVLEGQMSFLKDGEWTEGGPGTAVYMPRNVPHAFKNTGETVSKMVITTAPSGFETFFARCAEVWNQPGAPDMQRIMEISAEHGIHFVNP; translated from the coding sequence ATGTCCACATCACCTGTTTTTGTTCCGGCGGGGCAAGGCTCCGTCATCCGTGCCTTTGGTCAGGAATCGCACTTTCACCTCACGGGTGAACAGACTGGAGGGGCCTATACCCAATGGGTGGAAATCACGCTGCCGGGTGGTGGGCCACCGCCCCATTACCATACCCTGGAAGACGAGTGGTTTTATGTCCTGGAAGGTCAGATGAGCTTTTTGAAGGATGGTGAATGGACGGAGGGCGGGCCGGGGACGGCTGTTTACATGCCTCGAAACGTCCCACATGCCTTTAAAAACACGGGCGAGACGGTTTCCAAGATGGTGATCACCACGGCACCTTCCGGCTTTGAGACCTTCTTTGCCCGCTGTGCTGAAGTCTGGAATCAGCCGGGTGCGCCGGACATGCAGCGCATCATGGAGATCAGTGCCGAACATGGGATTCATTTTGTGAATCCCTAG
- a CDS encoding amidophosphoribosyltransferase → MSDPIRHECGIAVVRLKKPLAYYQDKYGTALYGLERLFGLMAKQRNRGQDGIGIGCCKLDMQPGAPYMFRVRSTKSAEAIGEVLADEMKEFGRIARRVNAERKERRDEMGIEYTKFEDDPEAIKREFELAGEVNMGHLRYGTSGAFGKGSLHPYIRRSTWPTRSLMVMGNFNLTNSGELNKIMMKRGQHPVFDTDTQTVLEEIGFQLDEAHTDLYHTMRDSGIPLEDITRHISEQLDVAQIIRKSAELWDGGYTIAGTIGNGDFFIMRDPLGIRPCHMYEDDEVVAFASERVALMTVFEVGENDVQELTPGHVCVIKSSGTITTTAFAPQAAHLRPCSFERIYFSRSNDSVIYRQRKALGEQMVPQLIESIGNDWEHTVTSFIPNTAETAYHGFLDGLRYKRRQEVKDAIVEMVNSGTFDETKLDDLILRNWPRSEKIAHKDIKMRTFIAQESGRDQLVSSVYDITYGVVTPNDNLVVIDDSIVRGTTLKKSLLRILARTNPRRIIVCSTAPQIRYPDCYGIDMSELGKFIAFQAAIALLDENGMRHVVKETYDACKAEVNKPKSEMCNAVKAIYAPFTDEQISAKVSELVYPQHTTWKGDIHVIFQSIEGLHKALGPDYGDWYFSGDYPTPGGFYTVNRAFMNFFEGKGGRSYDTLL, encoded by the coding sequence ATGAGCGACCCCATCCGACACGAGTGCGGCATTGCCGTAGTCCGGCTGAAAAAACCCTTGGCCTACTACCAGGACAAGTATGGCACAGCCCTGTATGGACTGGAGCGTCTTTTCGGCCTCATGGCCAAGCAGCGAAACCGTGGCCAGGACGGCATCGGCATCGGCTGCTGCAAGCTCGACATGCAACCAGGTGCCCCCTACATGTTTCGCGTGCGCTCCACCAAATCGGCCGAGGCCATTGGTGAAGTCCTCGCGGACGAGATGAAGGAGTTTGGCCGCATCGCCCGCCGCGTGAATGCTGAGCGGAAGGAACGCCGCGATGAAATGGGCATCGAATACACCAAGTTTGAAGACGATCCGGAAGCCATCAAACGCGAGTTTGAGCTGGCTGGTGAAGTCAACATGGGGCATCTGCGCTACGGCACCAGCGGCGCCTTTGGCAAAGGCAGCCTGCACCCTTACATCCGCCGCAGTACCTGGCCCACCCGCAGCCTCATGGTCATGGGGAACTTCAACCTCACCAACTCCGGTGAACTGAACAAAATCATGATGAAACGGGGCCAGCACCCCGTCTTCGATACCGATACCCAGACCGTCCTCGAAGAGATCGGCTTCCAGCTTGATGAAGCCCACACCGATCTTTACCACACCATGCGGGATTCCGGCATCCCTCTGGAAGACATCACCCGACACATCAGCGAGCAGCTCGACGTGGCCCAGATTATCCGCAAATCGGCTGAACTTTGGGACGGCGGCTACACCATCGCCGGCACCATCGGCAACGGGGATTTCTTCATCATGCGGGACCCCCTCGGCATCCGCCCCTGCCACATGTATGAGGATGATGAAGTCGTCGCTTTCGCTTCCGAGCGTGTCGCTCTCATGACCGTCTTTGAAGTCGGTGAAAACGACGTCCAGGAGCTGACTCCCGGCCATGTCTGTGTCATCAAGTCCTCCGGCACCATCACCACCACCGCCTTTGCGCCGCAGGCAGCCCACCTGCGCCCCTGCTCGTTTGAGCGCATCTACTTTTCACGCAGCAACGATTCCGTCATCTACCGCCAGCGCAAAGCCCTGGGCGAGCAGATGGTGCCGCAGCTCATCGAGTCCATTGGCAATGACTGGGAACACACCGTCACCAGCTTCATCCCGAACACCGCCGAGACCGCCTACCACGGCTTCCTGGACGGCCTGCGTTACAAGCGCCGTCAGGAGGTGAAGGACGCCATCGTGGAGATGGTAAACAGCGGCACCTTTGATGAAACCAAGCTGGACGACCTCATCCTGCGCAACTGGCCCCGGTCTGAAAAGATCGCCCACAAGGACATCAAGATGCGCACCTTCATCGCGCAGGAAAGCGGGCGCGACCAGCTCGTCTCCAGCGTCTATGACATCACCTACGGAGTCGTGACTCCGAATGACAACCTCGTCGTCATTGATGACTCCATCGTCCGCGGCACCACGCTGAAAAAGAGCCTGCTGCGCATCCTCGCCCGTACCAATCCCCGCCGCATCATCGTCTGCTCCACCGCTCCGCAGATCCGTTACCCGGACTGCTACGGCATTGACATGTCGGAGCTGGGCAAATTCATCGCCTTCCAGGCCGCCATCGCGCTGCTGGATGAAAATGGCATGCGCCATGTGGTGAAGGAAACTTACGACGCCTGCAAAGCGGAAGTGAACAAGCCCAAGTCTGAAATGTGCAATGCTGTGAAGGCCATCTATGCGCCCTTCACCGATGAGCAAATCTCCGCCAAAGTGAGCGAGCTTGTCTATCCACAGCACACGACCTGGAAGGGTGACATCCATGTGATTTTCCAGTCCATCGAGGGCCTGCACAAGGCACTTGGGCCTGACTATGGCGACTGGTATTTCAGCGGCGACTACCCGACTCCTGGCGGTTTCTACACCGTGAACCGTGCCTTCATGAACTTCTTTGAAGGCAAAGGCGGCCGCAGTTACGACACCCTGCTCTGA
- a CDS encoding DUF502 domain-containing protein has protein sequence MSSLPPIPPPNPRSPFVWLRNKFLAGLAVALPLLITFWILQSAYHLLHGWSVPLVDFIARFINELTGKVIVDPNSPTYQHVLTFVGFMIPLMVFLALGVMATNVLGVRVVTAMDKLLLSVPIVSFIYKSLKQVIDGFKGLGGRQNFKRVVYVDYPSGDMKMLGFVTGQYLDPQQNKVLAAVFIPGALSPMTGLLLVVPIEQVTDAPLSVEDAMKLIFSGGLIVPSSLSAPASKPDISPAPLPVAEESHQPEAEPELPIGLPRAEDFDSGDPDILSDSEVEAAELAGTHSKGRRILSALSWRKK, from the coding sequence ATGTCCTCACTCCCCCCCATTCCTCCGCCCAACCCGCGCAGCCCTTTCGTGTGGCTGCGCAATAAGTTCCTGGCGGGCCTAGCCGTGGCATTGCCACTGCTCATCACGTTCTGGATTCTCCAAAGCGCATATCATCTTCTTCATGGCTGGAGCGTGCCCCTGGTGGATTTTATCGCGCGGTTCATCAATGAGCTGACCGGGAAGGTCATCGTTGATCCGAACTCTCCGACCTACCAGCATGTGCTGACCTTCGTGGGATTCATGATCCCCCTCATGGTGTTTTTGGCGCTCGGCGTCATGGCTACCAACGTCCTCGGTGTCCGCGTCGTCACGGCCATGGACAAGCTACTCCTCAGCGTTCCCATCGTCTCCTTCATTTACAAGTCGCTCAAGCAAGTAATCGACGGTTTCAAAGGTCTGGGCGGTCGCCAGAATTTCAAGCGGGTGGTCTATGTGGACTATCCGTCAGGCGACATGAAAATGCTCGGCTTTGTCACTGGCCAGTACCTAGATCCGCAGCAGAACAAGGTCCTCGCTGCCGTCTTCATCCCAGGTGCCCTCAGCCCCATGACGGGTCTTCTCCTGGTAGTCCCCATCGAGCAGGTGACCGATGCCCCGCTGAGCGTGGAAGATGCCATGAAGCTAATCTTCTCTGGGGGTCTCATCGTGCCATCCAGCCTTTCCGCCCCAGCCTCCAAACCGGATATCAGCCCGGCCCCGCTGCCCGTGGCCGAAGAATCGCACCAGCCCGAGGCCGAACCTGAGCTACCTATCGGCCTGCCACGCGCGGAAGATTTTGACTCTGGGGATCCGGACATTCTCAGCGACAGCGAAGTCGAGGCGGCAGAATTGGCTGGCACACATTCTAAAGGTCGGCGTATCCTCAGTGCCCTTTCTTGGCGCAAAAAGTGA